In Caldicellulosiruptor morganii, the following proteins share a genomic window:
- the polA gene encoding DNA polymerase I: MKFVIFDGNSILYRAFFALPQLTTSTGIPTNAIYGFLNVLLKYLDSEKPDYVAVAFDKKGRAARKSEYEEYKANRKPMPDSLQVQIPYVREILAAMNIPVLECEGYEADDVIGTLVNRFKAWDLEIVIITGDRDTLQLLDKNVIVKIVTTRFDRTTKDLYTVENVKEKYGVFAHQVVDYKALVGDASDNIPGVKGIGDKTAIKLLEEYQTLENIYQNLNNIKGSLKEKLEAGKDMAFLSKRLATIICDLPIEVNLEELKTKEWDKERLYQILLQLEFKSFIKRLGFSEEINYARQNFQLPEFSIKELRDVSEIEGKEIYLLYSDEEGLFYIYDHQTSTIFTTSDKEAIKDLLTVQSIQKVVYDLKNILHKVDFDEANQIKNCNDVMLASYVLDSTRSSYDLETLFISYLNTDIAAIKENRWAGATVLLRNLWDELSKLIDLNSAQYVYESIEMPLVPILYEMEKIGFKVDKNTLQEYTKEIESKLLKLESQIYQIAGEWFNINSPKQLSYILFEKLKLPVVKKTKTGYSTDAEVLEELYDKHDIIPLILDYRMYTKILTTYCQGLVQAINPATGRIHTNFIQTGTATGRLASAEPNLQNIPVKYDEGKLIRKAFVPDKGYVLIDADYSQIELRILAHISEDERLINAFKNNLDIHSQTAAEIFGVDISQVTPIMRSQAKAVNFGIVYGISDYGLSRDIKISRKEAAEFINRYFEKYPRVKEYLDNVVKFARENGFVLTIFNRKRYIKDIKSTNKNLRNYAERIAMNSPIQGSAADIMKIAMIRVYKKLKENNLKSRIILQVHDELLIESPYEEKEIVKEIVKSEMENAVLLKVPLVVEVKEGSNWYETK; this comes from the coding sequence ATGAAATTTGTTATTTTTGATGGGAATAGTATTCTGTATAGAGCTTTTTTTGCCTTGCCACAGCTTACTACCTCAACAGGCATACCTACAAATGCTATATATGGTTTTTTGAATGTGCTGTTGAAATACTTAGATTCTGAAAAACCGGATTACGTAGCAGTGGCTTTTGACAAAAAGGGAAGAGCTGCCCGAAAAAGTGAATATGAAGAATACAAGGCTAACAGAAAACCAATGCCAGATTCTCTTCAGGTTCAGATACCTTACGTAAGAGAAATACTTGCTGCTATGAACATTCCTGTATTAGAATGTGAAGGGTATGAAGCTGATGACGTTATAGGCACACTTGTAAATAGATTTAAAGCCTGGGATTTAGAGATTGTGATAATAACCGGAGACAGAGATACACTTCAGTTACTTGATAAAAATGTAATTGTCAAAATAGTCACAACAAGGTTTGACAGGACAACTAAAGATTTGTATACTGTAGAAAATGTCAAAGAAAAATATGGTGTTTTTGCGCATCAGGTTGTTGACTATAAAGCGTTAGTAGGTGATGCGTCAGACAATATACCAGGTGTTAAGGGAATTGGAGATAAAACTGCTATAAAGCTGTTAGAAGAGTACCAGACTCTGGAGAATATATATCAGAATCTAAATAACATTAAAGGATCGCTAAAAGAGAAGTTAGAGGCAGGAAAAGACATGGCATTTTTATCAAAAAGACTGGCTACTATCATATGCGACTTACCAATTGAGGTGAATCTTGAAGAATTAAAAACCAAAGAATGGGACAAAGAAAGACTTTATCAGATTTTACTTCAACTTGAGTTTAAAAGCTTTATTAAAAGACTGGGCTTTTCAGAAGAGATTAACTATGCAAGGCAGAACTTTCAGCTACCTGAATTTAGTATTAAAGAACTTCGTGATGTTTCAGAAATAGAAGGCAAAGAAATCTATCTATTGTACTCAGATGAAGAAGGACTTTTTTATATTTATGACCATCAAACCTCAACCATTTTTACAACTTCTGATAAAGAAGCTATTAAAGATCTTTTAACAGTCCAAAGCATTCAAAAGGTTGTATATGATTTAAAAAATATACTCCATAAGGTGGACTTTGATGAAGCTAATCAGATAAAAAATTGTAATGATGTTATGTTGGCTTCATATGTTTTGGACAGTACACGCAGTTCGTACGATTTGGAAACATTGTTTATTTCTTATCTCAACACTGATATAGCTGCAATCAAAGAGAATAGATGGGCTGGTGCTACTGTTTTATTAAGAAATCTTTGGGATGAACTTTCAAAACTCATTGATTTAAACTCGGCACAATACGTTTATGAAAGCATAGAGATGCCTCTTGTTCCCATTTTATATGAAATGGAGAAAATCGGTTTTAAGGTTGATAAAAACACTTTGCAGGAGTATACAAAAGAGATTGAGAGCAAGCTTTTAAAGCTGGAATCACAGATTTATCAAATAGCCGGTGAATGGTTTAACATAAACTCGCCAAAACAACTCTCATATATATTATTCGAAAAACTGAAGCTTCCGGTTGTTAAAAAGACCAAAACAGGATATTCAACAGATGCCGAGGTATTGGAAGAGCTGTATGATAAACATGACATAATACCGCTTATTCTGGATTATAGAATGTATACGAAAATACTGACAACTTACTGTCAGGGGCTGGTTCAGGCAATAAATCCTGCAACTGGAAGGATTCATACCAACTTTATTCAGACAGGTACGGCAACTGGAAGACTTGCAAGTGCAGAGCCCAATCTGCAAAATATTCCTGTAAAATATGATGAGGGAAAGCTAATAAGAAAGGCATTTGTTCCAGATAAAGGTTATGTGTTGATAGATGCTGATTATTCTCAGATTGAGCTTAGAATACTTGCACATATCTCTGAGGATGAACGACTGATAAATGCCTTTAAAAATAACCTTGATATTCATTCACAGACGGCGGCAGAGATCTTTGGTGTGGATATAAGTCAGGTTACACCAATTATGCGAAGCCAGGCAAAAGCAGTTAACTTTGGAATTGTATATGGTATATCTGATTATGGACTTTCACGGGATATAAAGATTTCAAGAAAAGAGGCAGCCGAGTTTATTAATCGTTATTTTGAAAAGTATCCCAGAGTAAAAGAATATTTGGACAATGTTGTCAAGTTTGCCCGTGAAAATGGGTTTGTTTTGACAATATTTAACAGGAAAAGATATATTAAGGATATAAAATCTACCAATAAAAACCTGAGAAACTATGCAGAGAGAATAGCAATGAATTCACCTATCCAGGGAAGTGCTGCAGATATTATGAAAATAGCAATGATAAGAGTTTATAAAAAGCTAAAAGAAAACAATTTAAAATCAAGAATTATTCTGCAGGTCCATGACGAACTTTTGATTGAATCACCCTATGAAGAGAAAGAGATAGTAAAGGAAATAGTAAAATCGGAGATGGAAAATGCGGTTTTGTTGAAAGTTCCTTTGGTAGTTGAAGTGAAAGAAGGTTCAAATTGGTATGAAACAAAGTAA
- the coaE gene encoding dephospho-CoA kinase (Dephospho-CoA kinase (CoaE) performs the final step in coenzyme A biosynthesis.) — protein sequence MKQSKVLGITGKIGSGKSTVSSILKEYYGFDIIDVDREYHWLLQNSNELRLELLKTFGDGILVNNQIDRAQLRKIVLSSDSNMEKLNRITHPAIFERIKFLTTEKYKDKPVVVDAALLFQIGLDRLCSVIWYIECEKEAIIERVVRRNGYNIEEIEKFLERQKDIEKYRNLANRVIVNNSDIENLKAIVGKYLKEDGLI from the coding sequence ATGAAACAAAGTAAGGTTTTGGGAATCACAGGGAAGATTGGCTCTGGCAAGAGTACCGTGAGTAGCATATTGAAGGAATATTATGGTTTTGATATTATAGATGTTGACAGGGAATACCATTGGCTTTTGCAAAACAGCAATGAGCTAAGGTTAGAGTTACTAAAGACCTTTGGAGATGGGATTCTGGTAAACAATCAAATTGATCGAGCTCAATTGAGGAAAATTGTTTTGTCTTCTGATTCAAATATGGAGAAGCTGAACCGTATTACTCATCCTGCCATCTTTGAAAGAATAAAGTTCTTAACTACTGAAAAGTACAAAGACAAACCTGTAGTGGTGGATGCTGCTCTTTTGTTTCAAATTGGACTTGACAGGCTTTGTTCTGTAATCTGGTATATTGAATGTGAAAAAGAAGCTATTATTGAGCGGGTAGTTAGAAGGAATGGATATAATATTGAAGAGATTGAAAAGTTCTTGGAGAGACAGAAAGATATTGAAAAGTACAGGAATTTAGCAAACAGAGTGATTGTAAATAACTCAGATATTGAAAATTTGAAAGCTATTGTAGGAAAATATCTCAAAGAGGATGGTTTGATTTGA
- a CDS encoding lytic transglycosylase domain-containing protein, whose translation MKKKIVVIILLLIFLLFFERFYFFILKQVYPLRFTDSIKKYSKAINVDPYLICAIIKSESNFNQFAVSRRGAIGLMQLSPLTAKWVACKLELDYSREKLYDPDYNILLGTWYIKYLIDYYKNDTKLAVAAYNAGMSNVDKWLYQKDRATFEIDEIPFKETNHFVRRVFKNYEIYKRLYKSEFENGDD comes from the coding sequence TTGAAAAAAAAGATTGTAGTAATTATATTGCTTTTGATTTTTCTTTTGTTTTTTGAGCGATTTTACTTTTTTATTTTAAAACAGGTGTATCCATTGAGGTTTACAGACAGTATTAAAAAATATAGCAAAGCGATAAATGTGGACCCATATTTAATATGTGCAATAATAAAAAGTGAAAGCAATTTTAACCAGTTTGCCGTATCCAGAAGAGGTGCAATAGGGCTTATGCAGCTATCACCTCTTACTGCCAAATGGGTTGCTTGTAAACTTGAATTGGATTACAGCAGAGAAAAGCTATATGACCCCGATTACAATATTCTGCTCGGCACATGGTATATAAAATACCTTATAGATTACTACAAAAACGATACAAAGCTTGCGGTTGCGGCATATAATGCCGGCATGTCAAATGTGGATAAATGGCTTTATCAAAAAGACAGAGCTACTTTTGAGATAGATGAAATTCCTTTCAAAGAGACAAACCATTTTGTGAGAAGGGTTTTCAAAAATTACGAAATATACAAAAGGCTATATAAAAGTGAATTTGAAAATGGTGATGATTGA
- the uvrB gene encoding excinuclease ABC subunit UvrB, with amino-acid sequence MKKFKLVSDFKPTGDQPRAIEMLTEGILKGERFQTLLGVTGSGKTFTMAKVIENVQRPTLVLAHNKTLAAQLCSEFREFFPENAVEFFVSYYDYYQPEAYIPETDTYIEKDSSINDEIDKLRHSATSALFERRDVIIVASVSCIYSLGSPEDYLNLTLSLRPGMTKDRDEVIRELIRMQYERNDIDFRRGRFRVRGDVLEIFPASTTDRAIRVEFFGDEIERITEFDVLTGEIIGRRNHVAIFPASHYVTTSEKLRRAIKSIEEELEQRLQELRNMGKLVEAQRLEQRTRYDIEMLQEMGFCKGIENYSRHLTGRPPGSPPYTLLDYFPKDFIMFIDESHVTIPQVRAMYNGDRARKDSLVEYGFRLPSAYDNRPLTFEEFEEKLNQVIFVSATPGPYELKKSSRVVEQIIRPTGLVDPEIEVHPVKGQIDHLIGEIRKRVEKNQRVLITTLTKKMAESLTDYLKDAGIRVRYMHSDIDTIERMQIIRDLRLGKFDVLVGINLLREGLDLPEVSLVAILDADKEGFLRSETSLIQTIGRAARNVDGKVIMYADRITNAMKKAIEETNRRRKIQIEYNQKHGIVPQTVRKGIRQIIEATISVAEEEEKYESIEKDILNNMSKQEIEEYIKELEQQMKKLAIELEFEKAAKIRDKIFELKKLL; translated from the coding sequence ATGAAAAAATTTAAACTTGTTTCAGATTTCAAGCCGACAGGCGACCAACCCAGAGCTATTGAAATGCTCACTGAAGGTATTCTAAAAGGTGAAAGATTTCAGACCTTGCTTGGCGTTACCGGCTCAGGTAAGACATTTACAATGGCCAAGGTAATAGAAAATGTTCAAAGGCCCACTTTGGTCCTGGCACATAATAAAACGCTGGCTGCTCAGCTTTGCAGTGAGTTCAGAGAGTTTTTTCCTGAAAATGCTGTAGAGTTTTTTGTAAGCTATTATGATTATTACCAGCCAGAAGCTTATATACCCGAGACAGACACATATATTGAAAAGGACTCCTCCATCAATGATGAAATAGATAAACTGCGACACTCTGCGACCTCTGCTTTATTTGAAAGAAGAGATGTAATAATCGTAGCAAGTGTCTCATGTATTTATAGCCTGGGTAGTCCAGAGGACTACTTAAATTTAACACTGTCATTGAGGCCCGGGATGACGAAAGATAGAGATGAAGTGATAAGAGAGCTTATTAGAATGCAATATGAAAGGAATGACATTGATTTTAGAAGAGGCAGGTTTAGAGTACGTGGAGATGTGCTTGAAATATTCCCTGCATCAACTACAGACAGAGCAATCAGAGTAGAATTTTTTGGAGATGAAATAGAGAGAATCACAGAGTTTGATGTGTTAACCGGTGAGATAATTGGAAGAAGAAATCATGTTGCAATATTCCCAGCATCACACTATGTAACAACCTCTGAGAAGCTAAGAAGAGCTATTAAAAGTATTGAAGAGGAACTTGAACAAAGACTTCAAGAGCTAAGAAATATGGGTAAGCTTGTCGAAGCGCAAAGGCTTGAGCAAAGGACACGATACGACATAGAGATGCTTCAGGAAATGGGCTTTTGTAAGGGGATAGAAAACTACTCAAGACATTTGACTGGCAGACCACCCGGAAGTCCTCCTTATACCTTGCTTGATTATTTTCCAAAAGATTTTATAATGTTCATTGATGAATCGCATGTTACAATTCCTCAGGTAAGGGCTATGTATAACGGTGACAGGGCAAGAAAAGATTCACTTGTGGAATACGGCTTTAGACTACCATCTGCTTATGACAATCGCCCTCTTACATTTGAGGAGTTTGAAGAAAAACTCAACCAGGTTATATTTGTAAGTGCAACACCGGGTCCTTATGAACTCAAGAAATCCTCAAGAGTTGTTGAACAGATTATAAGACCCACAGGGCTTGTCGACCCAGAAATTGAGGTGCATCCTGTCAAAGGGCAAATTGACCATTTGATTGGCGAGATAAGAAAAAGAGTGGAGAAGAACCAGAGGGTTTTGATTACAACACTTACAAAGAAGATGGCAGAAAGTCTTACAGATTACTTGAAAGATGCAGGAATAAGAGTGAGGTATATGCACTCGGATATTGACACAATAGAGCGTATGCAGATAATAAGGGATTTGAGACTTGGAAAGTTTGACGTTTTAGTGGGGATAAACTTGCTTCGTGAAGGGCTTGATTTACCTGAAGTGTCACTTGTTGCCATTCTGGATGCCGACAAAGAAGGATTTTTGCGATCAGAGACCTCACTTATTCAGACAATTGGACGGGCTGCACGTAACGTTGATGGTAAAGTGATTATGTACGCTGACAGAATTACGAATGCTATGAAAAAGGCTATTGAAGAGACGAACAGGCGAAGAAAGATTCAAATAGAGTACAATCAGAAGCATGGGATAGTGCCTCAGACTGTAAGAAAGGGAATAAGACAGATTATTGAAGCCACTATTTCTGTTGCAGAAGAGGAAGAAAAGTATGAAAGTATAGAAAAAGACATTTTAAATAACATGTCTAAACAGGAAATAGAAGAATATATAAAAGAGCTTGAACAGCAAATGAAGAAATTGGCAATAGAACTTGAGTTTGAAAAAGCAGCTAAGATAAGAGATAAAATATTCGAATTAAAGAAGCTACTTTAG
- the uvrA gene encoding excinuclease ABC subunit UvrA, giving the protein MSKEYIIIKGAKEHNLKNVNLKLPRDKLIVFTGLSGSGKSSLAFDTIYAEGQRRYIESLSSYARQFLGMMEKPDVEHIEGLSPAISIDQKTTSKNPRSTVGTITEIYDYLRLLFARVGKPHCYNCGKPISQQTVDQMVDEIMKLQKGTKIQIMSPVVRGRKGEYQKQFEELRKSGFARVRVDGIIYELEEEIKLDKNKKHNIDVIVDRLVVKDGIESRLTGSIETALELSGGIVTIDVVGEREIIFSQNFACVDCGVSFEEITPRLFSFNTPYGACPTCMGLGYLQKVDPDLLIPDKSMPIGQVAINGWNFSETNSYARMVLESLAKEYNFSLNTPVNKLDRKILDIFLYGTGEEKIKIYTPRRVYYARYEGLVNNLERRYKETQSEYVKQEIEEYMSTFTCPDCLGKRLKKEALSVLIEGKSIADVADMTILETKEFLQNLNLQGKDKIIAAPILKEILARLDFLIDVGLDYLTLSRSAGTLSGGEAQRIRLATQIGSGLVGVLYILDEPSIGLHQRDNHRLIKTLQRLRDLGNTLIVVEHDEDTIRSADYIVDIGPGAGEHGGRIVAAGTLEDIISCEESITGQYLSGKKRIEIPQERRKPDGRWLTIKGACENNLKNIDVSFPVGLFTCVTGVSGSGKSTLINEILYKAASSILNKSKEKPGRYKEIIGLEHFDKVINIDQSPIGRTPRSNPATYTGVFDFIREIFAQTPEAKMRGYKAGRFSFNLKGGRCEACGGDGIIKIEMHFLPDVYVPCEVCKGKRYNRETLEVKYKDKTIADVLEMTVEEALEFFKNIPRIKAKLQTLYDVGLGYIKLGQPSTTLSGGEAQRVKLATELSKKATGRTLYILDEPTTGLHMDDVNKLINVLQRLVDMGNTVIVIEHNMDVIKVADYIIDLGPEGGDRGGEVVVAGSPEEVAMCEKSYTGMFLREILKDRIFAKK; this is encoded by the coding sequence ATGTCTAAGGAATATATCATAATAAAAGGTGCAAAGGAACACAACTTGAAAAATGTAAACCTGAAACTTCCAAGAGATAAGCTTATAGTGTTTACCGGTCTTTCAGGTTCAGGGAAATCTTCTCTGGCTTTTGACACCATTTACGCAGAGGGACAGAGAAGGTACATTGAGTCATTGTCCTCATATGCACGCCAGTTTTTGGGTATGATGGAAAAGCCGGATGTAGAACATATAGAGGGACTGTCGCCTGCTATATCCATTGACCAGAAGACAACATCCAAAAATCCTCGCTCCACAGTTGGTACAATTACAGAGATTTATGATTATCTGAGACTTCTGTTTGCAAGAGTTGGAAAGCCTCACTGCTATAATTGCGGTAAACCCATATCACAGCAGACAGTTGACCAGATGGTTGATGAGATAATGAAGCTTCAAAAAGGGACAAAGATTCAAATTATGTCGCCTGTTGTAAGAGGTAGAAAAGGAGAGTATCAGAAACAATTTGAGGAGCTCAGGAAAAGTGGGTTTGCTCGGGTGAGAGTTGATGGTATAATCTATGAGCTTGAAGAGGAGATAAAGCTTGACAAAAACAAAAAGCATAACATTGATGTTATTGTTGACAGACTTGTGGTCAAAGATGGTATAGAGTCGAGGCTTACAGGTTCGATTGAGACAGCATTGGAACTTTCAGGTGGAATTGTAACTATAGATGTTGTTGGCGAGAGAGAAATTATATTCTCACAGAACTTTGCATGTGTTGACTGTGGAGTTTCGTTTGAAGAGATAACTCCACGTCTTTTTTCATTTAACACTCCCTATGGTGCGTGTCCGACCTGTATGGGGCTCGGGTACTTGCAAAAAGTTGATCCTGACCTGTTAATTCCTGACAAGTCGATGCCTATAGGTCAGGTTGCTATAAATGGATGGAATTTTAGTGAGACAAATTCATATGCCAGAATGGTTTTAGAGTCATTGGCAAAAGAATACAATTTTAGTTTAAACACTCCTGTAAATAAACTTGATAGGAAGATTCTTGATATCTTTTTGTATGGCACAGGAGAGGAGAAAATAAAGATTTACACTCCACGCAGAGTTTATTATGCCAGGTATGAAGGGCTTGTGAATAACCTTGAAAGAAGATATAAAGAGACTCAATCAGAATATGTAAAACAAGAAATCGAAGAGTACATGAGCACATTTACATGCCCTGACTGTCTTGGGAAAAGATTAAAAAAAGAGGCACTGTCAGTATTAATTGAGGGAAAGTCAATTGCAGATGTTGCTGATATGACAATCTTGGAGACAAAAGAATTTTTGCAAAATTTAAATTTACAGGGTAAAGACAAGATTATTGCAGCGCCTATTCTAAAAGAGATTTTAGCAAGACTGGACTTTTTGATAGATGTTGGACTTGATTACTTAACACTTTCACGTTCGGCAGGTACTCTTTCAGGGGGGGAAGCACAGAGAATAAGACTTGCAACACAGATTGGTTCTGGACTTGTAGGAGTTTTGTATATCCTTGATGAGCCAAGTATTGGTCTTCATCAACGTGATAACCACAGGCTTATAAAAACTTTGCAGAGGCTCAGAGACCTGGGCAATACGTTAATTGTTGTTGAGCATGATGAAGATACAATAAGGTCGGCTGATTATATAGTCGACATAGGACCGGGGGCAGGGGAGCATGGTGGCAGAATTGTCGCAGCTGGTACATTGGAAGACATAATTTCCTGTGAAGAGTCCATCACAGGTCAGTATCTTTCGGGTAAAAAGAGAATAGAGATTCCTCAGGAAAGAAGAAAACCGGATGGTAGATGGCTTACAATAAAGGGGGCCTGTGAAAACAATCTAAAAAATATTGATGTTAGCTTTCCAGTTGGGCTTTTTACCTGCGTGACGGGAGTTTCAGGATCCGGTAAAAGCACATTGATAAATGAGATACTTTACAAAGCTGCAAGTTCTATACTGAATAAATCAAAGGAAAAGCCGGGCAGGTACAAAGAGATAATTGGGCTTGAACATTTTGATAAAGTAATCAATATAGACCAGTCGCCAATTGGAAGAACTCCACGTTCTAATCCTGCAACTTATACAGGTGTTTTTGACTTTATAAGGGAGATATTTGCCCAGACACCCGAGGCAAAAATGCGTGGATACAAAGCAGGAAGGTTTAGTTTTAATCTCAAAGGTGGAAGATGTGAGGCTTGTGGTGGAGATGGAATTATAAAAATTGAAATGCACTTTTTGCCCGATGTATATGTTCCCTGCGAAGTGTGCAAGGGTAAGAGATACAATAGAGAGACTTTAGAGGTAAAATACAAAGACAAGACAATAGCCGATGTTTTAGAGATGACTGTTGAAGAAGCGCTTGAATTTTTCAAAAATATTCCAAGGATTAAGGCAAAACTTCAAACACTCTATGATGTGGGACTTGGCTACATCAAACTTGGTCAGCCATCAACAACACTTTCCGGTGGTGAGGCACAAAGGGTAAAACTTGCAACAGAGCTTTCTAAAAAGGCAACGGGTAGAACTTTGTATATTTTGGATGAGCCAACAACTGGACTTCATATGGATGATGTGAACAAGCTTATAAATGTCCTGCAGAGGCTTGTAGATATGGGTAACACGGTTATTGTTATTGAGCACAACATGGATGTTATAAAGGTTGCTGACTATATAATTGATTTAGGACCGGAAGGTGGAGACAGAGGCGGTGAGGTTGTCGTGGCTGGTTCGCCAGAAGAGGTTGCAATGTGTGAGAAATCTTACACAGGTATGTTTTTAAGAGAAATTCTAAAAGACAGGATTTTTGCAAAAAAATAA
- a CDS encoding NAD(P)/FAD-dependent oxidoreductase, with protein MEKFDVVIVGGGVSALTVAEEIRKEDFKLSICMLSDEKVLPYYRLKLPYYIFSSIDEKFFIKPKKWFENNNIKIYLKSPVTGVDFDRKVVSYSNDKIEYKKLVIASGARAYGGDDVVDITARDDVFYLRTYEDLLRLKETIPKVSDITIIGAGLLGLELSSMLEGKRVSLIEMAKQLLPKQLDEIGATLFEEEIKRKGINVILDSRVEKIEKNSGKLKIFLSNNKEIFSDIVIFSAGVIPNTDFVNNKQILSYRNGIGVNNKMQTSIEDVFACGDVAYLDNQNPGTWTFAVESARVVGKNILGQNVEYQRKLTPYFLKAFGMEIVSAGIINDVKDSNLFEFLNKEKIIYKKFVVRENKLIGYLLINDTKTHFQISKFLNQEVDQKWIERYLDIK; from the coding sequence ATGGAGAAATTTGATGTAGTGATTGTTGGTGGTGGGGTTTCTGCGTTAACGGTTGCAGAAGAGATAAGAAAAGAGGATTTCAAGCTTTCAATATGTATGTTAAGTGATGAAAAGGTGTTGCCCTATTACAGATTGAAACTGCCTTATTATATTTTCAGTTCTATCGATGAAAAATTTTTTATAAAACCTAAAAAGTGGTTTGAAAATAACAATATAAAAATCTATCTAAAATCACCTGTGACTGGAGTTGATTTTGACAGAAAAGTTGTATCATACTCAAACGATAAAATTGAGTATAAAAAGCTTGTAATTGCTTCTGGTGCCAGAGCATATGGCGGCGATGATGTGGTTGACATCACAGCAAGAGATGATGTTTTTTATTTGAGAACATATGAAGACCTTTTACGATTGAAGGAAACCATCCCGAAAGTCTCTGATATAACTATTATAGGCGCAGGTCTTTTAGGATTAGAACTTTCTTCAATGCTTGAAGGTAAAAGAGTGTCTTTGATTGAAATGGCAAAACAACTTTTGCCAAAACAGTTGGATGAAATAGGTGCTACCCTTTTCGAAGAAGAGATAAAAAGAAAAGGGATAAATGTAATTCTTGATTCCAGGGTTGAGAAAATAGAAAAAAACAGCGGTAAGTTGAAAATTTTTCTTTCAAACAATAAAGAGATTTTCTCGGACATTGTGATTTTTTCGGCAGGTGTCATACCAAATACAGATTTTGTCAACAACAAACAAATACTGAGCTACAGAAATGGCATTGGTGTAAATAACAAAATGCAAACCTCAATAGAAGATGTATTTGCATGTGGAGATGTAGCATATCTTGATAACCAAAATCCTGGAACATGGACTTTTGCAGTTGAAAGTGCCAGGGTGGTTGGTAAAAACATCCTTGGACAAAATGTCGAATATCAAAGAAAACTAACACCATACTTTCTGAAAGCATTCGGAATGGAGATAGTCTCTGCTGGTATTATAAATGACGTAAAAGATTCAAATCTTTTTGAATTTCTTAACAAAGAAAAGATAATCTATAAAAAATTTGTGGTCAGAGAAAACAAATTGATTGGGTATCTGCTCATAAATGATACAAAAACACACTTCCAGATAAGTAAATTTTTAAATCAGGAAGTTGATCAAAAGTGGATAGAAAGGTACCTTGACATAAAATAA